ACGGTCCAAAGACACTAAAGTAGTGGTCAAGCTGAAAAACTCATCCGGGGTAACTGTAGAAAATATGGAGTTATAGATGTATATTTATCTATATGCATTTCGATTTTTACGAACGATACAAGGATTATCCCGATACTGAATTACAGAAGATCACGCAGCAGCCTGATGCTTATCAGCCGGATGCGGTGGATGCCGCTTTGAGGATACTGAAGGAAAGAGGTGTAAAAGAGGAAAAGGTAAATTCTATTCACCTGCTGGATTCCTTCGAACTAACGGAAGAAGCGAAACCACCCAAACTGCTCACCCTTTTACTGGTACTGCTGGCATTGGAATTCTTATGGAAATTCTATAACACAGCAAAAGTGTTTTTCTACGATGGATCGATAAGGGATACTTCTGTTTTGCTCGTTTCTTTCATACCCTTTGTTTATAGTGCATTTGTATTCTATCTGCTGCTGAAAGGAAAAACATGGGGTTGGATACTTACCTTCATCAGTGCTTCTATAACTGCCGGCGGCAGGATCATACAACTGGACAGTCTTTTAAAGTATATAGGACTGGACACAGTTCAAGGCGCTACTTTTATGGCTATCACCTTCCTGAACCTCTTCATTTCTATTTCCTTATGGCAAAAAGAAATACTGGCATTCTTCAATGTAACAACAGAGACAAGGCGCTGGACCTCATTGGCGGCTTTTTGCATACTAGCATTACTTTTGCTCTACAGACTTGCTTCTTAACCCGGGTCCTTTTAAACAAAGCAGATGTGATAACAATACAGCTGGTACAATCACAGCAGGTAAAAGGGTATAGGGGAAAGTAAGGATCGCAACATTGGGTTGCTCAAATCCTATCTGCTGGATAGGTGTAGGCCCCGCCAGTATGGCTATACTCACTATGGTAGCCAGGAAGCAAAGGCCAGCTACGTTCCATATCTTAAATAACAGCGGAGGGATATTTTTACTAAAAATCAGCAGCACTGCAGTGATACCAATAACGATATCAAAATTCCAGCCTTTGAATGTCATCTGAATGGGCACCTGTTTTTGCAGGTATAATTGAAAAAGGATGATCTCCACCGGTATCCGTAAAATATGAATGGCCAGCAGGTATTTAGTGTTCAGGGTTTTAATCCTGTAGAAATAAACGGTAAGCAGGGTAACAGACACTATGATCATTAGCATACCAAAAGGAAAATGTCTGAAAAAGCCGGCATACGAAAGTACAGCAACCAGCGCTCCCCAAACACCATATATAGTCAATACTTTCAGATCTCTGCCGGTACCAGAGTACAGCAGGTACAATGAGAGAAAAGCAATAAAGAGAAAAACTACGGGCATAAGATCTAATGATTAAACTGTCTGAGGTGATGGTCCGTATGTTTAAATGCAAACTGACCTACCTGTTGCCGGGTCATTTTACCAAAAAAAGGATGCATGAGCTCCGCCGGTACCAGGTTTTCATATGCTGTCAGGAGCCTGATCAATTGCTTTTTTTCCTGTTCAAAGTCCCCGGTATCTTTTATTTTAAGCGCCGGATGTGTAGGTTGATTTTTCTTCATCTCGCTGTCGTCCTTCAATATGCCCTTCAATGCCATTTTTCCGAAGAGGCGGCCGATGAATAACCTGGGGTAATGTTTTCTTCCCTGGAGCATTTCTTCGTTTAACCGGCAGTGCTTCAGCATCTGGTAAACCGTCATTTTGCCCCATTGGGCTTCGCTGTTTGGCGGGAGGACTTTCAGCCTTTCGATCAGGCTGTTCCTGTCTGCATCATTAAATATCGTATTCATGACATAAAGCTACCATGCCGGGAACATTCCGGTCTTGCCATATGGCAAGAAATCTATTTGCCCGATAATTCCTTGCGGATGCGGCTGAGAGAAGTATCTGTGATACCCAGGTAAGTGGCGAGTTGTTTCAGGGATATATTTTGCAGCAGCAGTGGTTTTTCTGCTTCCAGTTTTTTGTACCGGTCTTTTGCCTGATCGGCAATCATGGAAATAGTGTGGGTTTTCAATGCAAAGTAGCTGCTGACCAGTCTTGCCCTCCCCTGTTCCCTGAAGGTTTGTATACCGTGGAAGAGTTCCTGAAAGTCATCGAAGTTTATTTCCCAGCAATGACAGTCCGTGAGGGCCTGTATATTTTCCCGGGTAGGTATCCTCAGGAAAAAAGAAGGCCAGTCGATGGCAATGTCCCCTGGAGAGAAGAAGTTTGTACTGATATCATTTCCTTCTGTGTCTATCACAAAA
This DNA window, taken from Chitinophaga niabensis, encodes the following:
- a CDS encoding DinB family protein — encoded protein: MNTIFNDADRNSLIERLKVLPPNSEAQWGKMTVYQMLKHCRLNEEMLQGRKHYPRLFIGRLFGKMALKGILKDDSEMKKNQPTHPALKIKDTGDFEQEKKQLIRLLTAYENLVPAELMHPFFGKMTRQQVGQFAFKHTDHHLRQFNH
- a CDS encoding Crp/Fnr family transcriptional regulator, translated to MAFLSSVFTENSYSKEEQEKIISKFKAIDFKKNDFLLKEGKTTNAYWFMEKGFARSFVIDTEGNDISTNFFSPGDIAIDWPSFFLRIPTRENIQALTDCHCWEINFDDFQELFHGIQTFREQGRARLVSSYFALKTHTISMIADQAKDRYKKLEAEKPLLLQNISLKQLATYLGITDTSLSRIRKELSGK